The genomic window TGATTTTGATATTGCTGATCTGCGATTTCAGCCATGACACATACGGCATGCCGCTGCCGAACGTCTCTCTGGCTTTGTTCCAGATTTCAAGCTGACGGGTCTGATCGTGTTCAAGTGTCATCACCTGACACAGTTCCAGGGTAATGCGGTCGTTGGTCAGTTCGTCCAGTAACGCCGGGGCGAGGTTTGCCAGGCTGAGGATGCGCTGGACGTGGCGGGGAGAAAAGCCGAAAAGGTCGCCAATCTGCGCCGGGGTGCTGCCATCTGCGGCCATTGCGCGAAAACCGATGATCTGCTCTGCCGGGTGCATGGCTTTATGGCTGTCTTCCGCAAGGGAGGCCGCGCGCGCCAGTTCTTTCGGGATGACTTTGTAAGGGATAAACGGGTCACCGGCTCCGATCATGCCCTGCTCAACCAGCAGTCCGGTTCCGCGTCTGCGTCCGTTGCCGCACACCACACCCAGGGTGCCATCGTCGTTTTCGACCACAATCAGGTTATGCAGGATCCCCAGTGCCTTAATTGACGCGGCATAGGCGGCAATTTCCTCGTCGGTGTGTTTAATGATGCGGGCGTTGAATTCAGACTCCACAAAGCGGGAGAAAGGGGCGTAGCCTACCGGAGCCAGACGCAGTGCTTCTTCGGCGGCGAGCACGTCCGCGCTCACTTTTTTACTGCGGCTGGATTTGGTGGCGGGTTTCGCCGTAGTATGGGTGTCAGCCATTATTGTTTCCTCATCGTTACGGTGGTGGTGATGCCGTAGCCGGATTGCCCTCCGGTTACGGCGCTTAATCAGTTAAGGCGATCCGGGTGTTTCGCCAGCGCGGCAAAGGACGGGTATTTGTCCAGCACCGCCAGTAACCTCTTTCCGGCTTCCGCCTGGCGTTTGTCTGACTCAGAAGGACGCCCCTCACAGACATCCACGGTGGCAATCACACCGGACTTCATATCGGAAAAACGCTGGTACATGCGGGTGCTGAACAGGACGCGCTCTGAGCCGTTCATCACCTGCCAGTTGCAGCAGTCGTTAAAACGGGTGTCCACATTGTCAAACTCGGCAGTCCAGTTATCCGGCAGACGGATACGCAGCAGCGGCAGCATATCGGCGGACTGTCCGACCGCGTTTTTTGTGGCAGTAAGGGACGGTTTCATCGTATTTCTCCTGTGGTGATCGGGTTTCAGTTCTGCTGAACGCTCAGCAGGTTCGCTTCGAGACGGGTTAAAAAATCCGGTTCAAATGACCAGGCATGCCACACCAGGACGCCAAAGCGACGGATTTCGACCTGCACATCGCCTTCTGCTGACGCAGAGGCCGTAAAGACGGTGATCCCGTCCTGCAACCGGTTCAGTTTTCTGATCAGGATCCGCGCCAGGCGGGCATTTTCCTGAGACGTGTCTTTTCCCCCCATCTTCCCGGAAGATTCTTCTGTGGCGGTTTTGACGTTGACGTTGTGTGTGTGCATTCTGCTTTTCCCCTTCTGGTGATGGTTATTCCATCTCCCCGGTGAGTTCCCCTGCGGCGAAGGGCAGAGGAGCGACGGGCGAACGGAAAAGACCAGGGCGCGCCTGCGCGTGCACTTCACCCTGGTGTTTTACGGGCGAACGGTGCTACGAAAAGCCCTCCGCAGGGGACGACCGGGGAGACGGACATCGCCGGACGGACAGAATGCACACACCCGACCCGGCAGCGTCACACCGCCGGGTCGCCATTAAAGCCCTAGCAGCGCCGGGGCGGTGGATGCGGCGCGACCGGCACGGTCGCAGCAAGCGGGCCGTTGACCTTCAGCCCTCAGACACTAGCGAACAGCCCGAAACCGCAACGCGGGTTCGGCGGAGCTTGCCCGGCGGCCTGCCGGCGGGTTAGCGGAGTGTGGCTTGACGACCCGGCCGGAACGGACGGGGAGCCGGAGGGGGCCATGTCCCGGCTGCCTGTCTGGCTTTTACTGCATAAAAAACGCCATCCACGCATCAGCACGCCGGAAAACAGCCAAAATCCGGTCAGTATCTGCAACAGAACAGCGAAATACTGCATCAAACCGTCGGGGAAGGTGCGGAGGAAGGCCGCGCCAGCGGCGCGGGGTTTTCCGCACCGCCGCGCAGCGGCAGGGTTTTCAGGCGGCCACAGACCGGCTCCGGGCGTCCCTGCCCGTGTGTTATCGTCCCAGGGTTTCGCGCAGTGTCCGCAGTGCACCGGACTCAACCGGGTAAAGACGCTGCGCCGCCCCCTCCCCGCCCTGTATCTCTTCCATGCGCAGGAATTCCCCCGCCAGCGCCATCACGTTTTCCAGCGCGGCGGCCGGAACGGAAATCTCACGCTGCCGGGCCTCCTCCTCGCGCAGATTTTCCAGCAGGCAAGTCAGGGTATCCAGCCCCACGCCGCATTCATGGACACCGTCCAGCCCGGCAATCAGGCCGACAATCCGGGCGGCCATGTCCCCCGTCACGCCGTACTCATCCAGACAGGCCAGCACGTCCTCTTTTGTCCAGACAATCAGCGCCAGCGGCTCGTCCGGGGTGTATTTTTCAGTCAGTTTCGCGCACAGCGCGTTAACGGTTCCGTACATGTGTTTGTCTCCTGTCAGGGGGCGGCAGCGCCGCCCCGGTGTTGTTCAGTCAAGGGCGCGGAAAATGGCGGCGGCTTCCGGGTGGTATTCGG from Enterobacter sp. R4-368 includes these protein-coding regions:
- a CDS encoding DUF1380 family protein codes for the protein MYGTVNALCAKLTEKYTPDEPLALIVWTKEDVLACLDEYGVTGDMAARIVGLIAGLDGVHECGVGLDTLTCLLENLREEEARQREISVPAAALENVMALAGEFLRMEEIQGGEGAAQRLYPVESGALRTLRETLGR